A DNA window from Synchiropus splendidus isolate RoL2022-P1 chromosome 2, RoL_Sspl_1.0, whole genome shotgun sequence contains the following coding sequences:
- the LOC128754698 gene encoding structural maintenance of chromosomes protein 3: MYIKQVIIQGFRSYRDQTVVDPFSPKHNVIVGRNGSGKSNFFYAIQFVLSDEFSHLRPEQRLALLHEGTGPRVISAFVEIIFDNSDNRLPIDKEEVSLRRVIGAKKDQYFLDKKMVTKNDVMNLLESAGFSRSNPYYIVKQGKINQMATAPDSQRLKLLREVAGTRVYDERKEESISLMKETEGKREKINELLKYIEERLHTLEDEKEELAQYQKWDKMRRALEYTIYNQELNETRAKLDELSSKRETCGDKSRQLRDAQQDARDKVEETERVVRELKSKISAMKEEREQLSAERQEQIKQRTKLELKAKDLQDELAGNSEQRKRLLKERQKLLEKIEEKQKELQETEPKFNMVKEKEERGISRLAQATQERTDLYAKQGRGSQFTSKEERDKWIKKELKSLDQAINDKKRQIAAINKDLEDTETNKERNLEQYSKLDQDLNEVKTRVEELDKKYYEVKNKKDELQSERNYLWREENAEQQALAAKREDLEKKQQLLRAATGKAILNGIDSINKVLEHFRRKGINQHVINGYHGIVMNNFECEPAFYTCVEVTAGTRLFYHIVETDEVSTKILMEFNKMNLPGEVTFLPLSKLDVRDTAYPETNDAIPMISKLRYSQNFDKAFKHVFGKTLICRSMEVSTQLARAFTMDCITLEGDQVSHRGALTGGYYDTRKSRLELQKDMRKAEEELGELEAKLNENLRRNIERINNEIDQLMNQMQQIETQQRKFKASRDSILSEMKMLKEKRQQSEKTFMPKQRSLQSLEASLHAMESTRESLKAELGTDLLSQLSLEDQRRVDDLNDEIRQLQQDNRQLLNERIKLEGIMTRVETYLNENLRKRLDQVEQELNELRETEGGTVLTATTSELDGINKRVKDTLSRSEDLDALIDKTEGEIKDHIKSMERWKNIEKEQNDAINHDTKELEKMTNRQGMLLKKKEECMKKIRELGSLPQEAFEKYQTLTLKQLFRKLEQCNTELKKYSHVNKKALDQFVNFSEQKEKLIKRQDELDRGYKSIMELMNVLELRKYEAIQLTFKQVSKNFSEVFQKLVPGGKATLVMKKGDAEGSQSQDESEGGTDSEKGSGSQSSVPSVDQFTGVGIRVSFTGKQGEMREMQQLSGGQKSLVALALIFAIQKCDPAPFYLFDEIDQALDAQHRKAVSDMIVELAGHAQFITTTFRPELLESADKFYGVKFRNKVSHIDVITAEQAKDFVEDDTTHG, from the exons ATGTACATCAAACAG gtCATCATCCAAGGATTCCGAAGTTACAGGGACCAGACGGTCGTGGACCCTTTTAGTCCAAAGCACAATGTTATTG TTGGAAGAAATGGATCTGGAAAAAGTAACTTCTTCTATg CCATTCAGTTTGTGCTCAGCGATGAGTTTAGCCATCTTCGGCCTGAACAGCGACTCGCTTTGCTCCAT GAGGGAACTGGTCCTCGTGTCATTTCAGCCTTTGTGGAGATCATATTTGACAACTCTGACAACCGTCTTCCA ATTGACAAAGAAGAAGTCTCTCTTCGCCGTGTAATTGGTGCCAAGAAAGACCAGTATTTCTTGGACAAAAAGATGGTGAC gaaaaatgatgtcatgaaCCTTCTGGAAAGTGCTGGCTTCTCCCGCAGCAACCCATACTATATTGTAAAACAAGGAAAG ATCAACCAAATGGCCACAGCCCCGGACTCCCAGCGTCTGAAGTTGTTGAGGGAAGTGGCTGGGACACGAGTGTATGATGAAAGAAAGGAGGAGAGCATTTCTCTTATGAAAGAGACAG agggaaagagagagaagatcaATGAGTTGTTGAAATACATCGAGGAGCGGCTGCACACCCTGGAGgatgagaaggaggagctggctCAGTATCAGAAGTGGGACAAGATGAGAAGAGCCCTGGAGTATACAATCTACAACCAGGAACTGAATGAAACCCGTGCCAAACTGGATGAG CTGTCCAGCAAAAGAGAGACCTGTGGGGACAAGTCCAGACAACTACGGGATGCTCAGCAAGATGCTAGAGACAAAGTGGAG GAGACGGAACGTGTCGTGAGGGAGCTGAAATCTAAGATCTCAGCCATGAAGGAGGAAAGGGAGCAACTATCAGCCGAGCGTCAGGAGCAGATCAAGCAGAGGACCAAACTGGAACTGAAGGCGAAGGACCTCCAAGATGAGTTGGCAGGGAACAGCGAACAGAGG AAACGACTGCTCAAAGAACGCCAAAAACTGCTAGAGAAAATTGAAGAGAAGCAAAAGGAACTTCAAGAGACAGAACCCAAATTCAACATGGTGAAAGAGAAAGAGGAGCGTGGCATCTCCAG ACTGGCACAGGCAACCCAAGAGAGAACAGACTTGTATGCCAAGCAGGGACGTGGGAGTCAGTTCACCTCCaaagaggagagagacaagtggaTCAAGAAAGAGTTGAAATCGTTGGACCAAGCGATCAACGATAAAAAAAGGCAGATAGCAGCGATCAACAAAGACCTAGAGGACACAGAAACCAACAAGGAGAGGAACCTTGAGCAGTACAGT AAACTTGATCAAGACCTTAATGAAGTCAAGACCCGTGTTGAGGAGCTGGATAAAAAGTACTATGAGGTCAAGAACAAGAAGGATGAACTACAGAGTGAAAGAAA CTACTTGTGGCGTGAAGAAAACGCTGAGCAACAAGCCCTGGCTGCCAAACGTGAGGACCTGGAAAAGAAACAGCAGCTTCTTCGAGCTGCAACAGGAAAG GCCATTCTAAACGGTATCGATAGCATCAACAAAGTCCTGGAGCATTTCCGCCGCAAAGGGATAAACCAGCATGTCATCAATGGTTACCATGGCATCGTCATGAATAACTTTGAATGTGAACCTGCTTTTTACACTTGTGTGGAGGTGACAGCTGGTACCAG GTTGTTCTACCACATTGTGGAGACCGATGAAGTCAGCACAAAAATACTGATGGAGTTCAACAAAATGAACCTCCCAGGAGAAGTTACATTCCTGCCTCTCAGTAAGCTGGATGTCAGAGACACTGCCTACCCTGAGACCAAT GATGCTATACCTATGATCAGCAAGCTCCGCTACAGTCAGAACTTTGACAAGGCCTTCAAGCACGTCTTTGGAAAGACTCTGATTTGCCGCAGCATGGAGGTTTCAACTCAGCTGGCCAGAGCCTTCACAATGGACTGTATCACGCTCGAAG GTGACCAGGTGAGCCATCGAGGAGCTCTGACTGGAGGTTATTATGATACCAGAAAATCTCGTCTGGAGCTGCAAAAGGACATGAGAAAAGCAGAGGAGGAGTTGGGCGAGCTGGAGGCCAAGCTCAACGAGAATTTGCGCAGAAACATTGA ACGCATCAACAATGAGATTGACCAACTGATGAACCAGATGCAGCAGATCGAGACGCAGCAGAGAAAGTTCAAGGCATCTCGGGATAGTATCCTGTCAGAGATGAAAATGCTAAAAGAGAAAAGGCAGCAGTCAGAGAAGACATTCATGCCCAAA CAACGAAGTCTTCAAAGTCTAGAGGCCAGCCTCCATGCCATGGAGTCCACTCGGGAGTCTCTGAAGGCTGAGCTTGGAACGGATCTGCTTTCTCAGCTGAGCCTGGAGGATCAGAGGCGTGTGGACGACCTGAATGATGAGATCCGTCAGCTTCAGCAG GACAACAGGCAGTTGTTAAACGAGAGGATCAAGTTGGAGGGAATCATGACCAGAGTGGAGACGTACCTTAATGAGAATTTAAGGAAAAGACTCGACCAAGTCGAGCAG GAGCTCAATGAACTGCGTGAGACTGAAGGGGGAACAGTTCTGACAGCCACCACGTCAGAGCTGGATGGCATCAACAAACGTGTCAAAGACACGTTGTCACGATCAGAAG attTGGATGCACTTATCGACAAGACGGAGGGTGAGATCAAGGACCACATCAAGAGCATGGAGCGCTGGAAGAACATCGAGAAGGAACAGAATGATGCCATCAACCATGACAccaaggagctggagaagatgaCCAACAGACAGGGcatgctgctgaagaagaaggaggagtgcATGAAGAAGATCCGGGAGTTGGGCTCGCTGCCTCAGGAGGCTTTTGAGAAATACCAGACTCTCACACTCAAACAG TTGTTCCGTAAATTGGAGCAGTGCAACACAGAGCTAAAGAAGTACAGCCATGTTAACAAGAAGGCTCTGGATCAGTTTGTTAACTTCTCTGAGCAAAAAGAAAAGCTCATCAAGCGTCAGGACGAGCTGGACCGCGGCTACAAATCCATCATGGAGCTCATGAATGTCCTGGAGCTGCGCAAGTATGAAGCCATCCAGCTGACTTTTAAACAG GTGTCAAAGAACTTCAGCGAGGTGTTTCAGAAGCTGGTCCCGGGAGGGAAAGCCACGTTGGTGATGAAGAAAGGTGATGCAGAGGGCAGTCAGTCTCAGGATGAGAGCGAGGGGGGCACCGACAGCGAGAAAGGCTCCGGATCGCAGAGCAGTGTTCCTTCAGTCGACCAGTTCACTGGAGTAGGAATCAGA GTGTCCTTCACTGGCAAACAAGGTGAGATGAGGGAGATGCAGCAGCTGTCTGGAGGACAGAAGTCTCTGGTGGCTCTGGCTCTGATCTTTGCCATCCAGAAGTGTGATCCGGCTCCCTTCTACCTCTTTGATGAGATCGACCAGGCGCTGGATGCGCAGCACAGGAAGGCTGTTTCTG ACATGATTGTTGAGCTGGCTGGACACGCTCAGTTCATCACCACCACTTTCAGACCCGAGCTGCTGGAGTCTGCAGACAAGTTCTATGGTGTCAAATTCAGGAACAAG GTGAGTCACATTGATGTGATCACGGCGGAGCAGGCCAAAGACTTCGTGGAGGACGACACCACCCATGGCTGA